Proteins encoded in a region of the Eretmochelys imbricata isolate rEreImb1 chromosome 10, rEreImb1.hap1, whole genome shotgun sequence genome:
- the LOC144270974 gene encoding COMM domain-containing protein 4-like yields the protein MRFRFCGDLDCPDWVLAEISTLAKISSVKLKLICGQVLKDLQGEGIDYEKILKLTSDAKFESGDVKATIAVLSFILSSAAKHSVDSDSLSSELQQLGLPKEHATGLCRSYEEKQSPLQDSLRARSLRLNRLDSVSWRVDHTLSSSELQQVNEPLVHLKFTVRDGDRGGTEPFAMTMSAEKFRVLLAELRQAHAMMKTLS from the exons ATG AGGTTCCGGTTTTGCGGAGACTTGGACTGTCCCGACTGGGTCCTGGCCGAAATCAGCACCTTGGCCAAAATA TCCTCGGTGAAGCTGAAGCTCATCTGTGGCCAGGTGCTCAAGGACCTGCAGGGCGAGGGGATTGAT TATGAAAAGATCCTGAAGCTAACGTCGGATGCCAAGTTTG agTCTGGGGACGTGAAGGCCACTATTGCCGTGCTCAGCTTCATCCTCTCCAGCGCGGCCAAACACAGCGTAGACAGCGACTCTCTGTCCAGCGAGCTGCAACAGCTGGGGCTGCCCAAAG AACATGCCACAGGATTATGCCGGTCCTATGAGGAGAAACAGAGCCCCctacaggacagcctgagggCACGCAGCCTGAGAT TGAACCGTCTGGACTCTGTGTCTTGGAGGGTGGATCACACACTCAGCTCCAGCGAGCTCCAGCAGGTCAACGAGCCCCTCGTGCACCTGAAGTTCACCGTGCGAGACGGGGACCGAGGCGGGACGGAGCCCTTTGCCATGACCATGTCGGCAGAGAAGTTCCGGGTCTTACTGGCAG AGCTGAGACAGGCCCATGCCATGATGAAAACTCTCAGCTGA
- the LOC144271168 gene encoding zona pellucida sperm-binding protein 3-like, whose protein sequence is MTPDTLVYRTSLKYNLTPASNPVILRTNPAVIPIECHYPRKDNVSSKAIKLMWVPFSSTLSAEERLDFSLYLMNDDWSAERPSNGFQLGEVMHIQADVSTGNHVTLWLFVDSCVATLTPDRDSSPRYAVIDFSGCLVDGRSDDIPSAFISPRQDTLQFMVDVFRFAGDDLDHLPPESHCS, encoded by the exons ATGACCCCAGACACCCTGGTTTACAGAACAAGCCTGAAGTATAACCTCACCCCTGCCAGCAACCCAGTGATCCTGAGAACCAATCCAGCTGTGATTCCCATTGAGTGTCACTA TCCCAGGAAGGACAATGTGAGCAGTAAAGCCATCAAGCTGATGTGGGTTCCCTTCAGCTCCACCCTGTCTGCTGAGGAGAGGCTGGATTTCTCCCTGTACCTGATGAATG ATGACTGGAGTGCTGAGAGACCCTCCAATGGATTCCAGCTGGGGGAGGTCATGCATATCCAAGCTGATGTCAGCACTGGGAACCATGTGACTCTTTGGCTCTTTGTGGACAGCTGTGTGGCCACCCTGACCCCAGACAGGGACTCCTCTCCTCGCTatgctgtcattgacttcagtgg GTGCCTGGTGGATGGGAGATCAGATGACATCCCCTCAGCCTTCATATCCCCCAGGcaggacacactgcagttcaTGGTGGATGTGTTCAGGTTTGCAGGAGATG ATCTAGATCACCTGCCACCTGAAAGTCACTGCAGCTGA